A window from Kovacikia minuta CCNUW1 encodes these proteins:
- a CDS encoding DUF2283 domain-containing protein produces MAERVKVWFDPEADFLEVTFSEAPGYMRETENDAVMERVDLDGNLLGFSILAVSQLAKSKPLMAELLSGKGNAA; encoded by the coding sequence ATGGCAGAACGAGTAAAGGTTTGGTTTGACCCAGAGGCTGACTTTCTAGAAGTCACCTTTTCTGAAGCTCCCGGTTATATGCGGGAAACCGAAAACGATGCCGTTATGGAGCGTGTCGATTTAGATGGCAACCTGCTTGGCTTCTCCATTCTGGCGGTTAGTCAGCTTGCCAAATCAAAACCATTGATGGCTGAGTTGCTTTCAGGAAAAGGAAATGCGGCTTGA
- a CDS encoding DEAD/DEAH box helicase: MTSSTLNPTVLEPLFAPWQEPNAHRVQAEKSGDPAVVKQGRRASAIEVVNNLRAAVREWREAFYIGASDTTIQLLNHWFNRAHRKITPDGEEFEFRYYFCQREAVETLIYLKEVRRIECLSQIVAEFGGVNAELQALGITEDEDAWSRYAFKLATGAGKTKVMSLCIVWSYFHALRESDSEMARHFVVIAPNLTVYERLKDDFGNGRVFDEDPLIPSEWRGDWNLSVVLQDEASGAATGGTLYLTNIHRLYDTAKRKKNAEEDSYAWMGPVVSKTKALDTGAALRDRITAHRRVMVLNDEAHHVWDSGSAWNEAIRTLHETILARSGCKLVAQLDFSATPKDNKGLLFKHIACDTPLGEAVDAGIVKTPLIGQASRKLVEQADDNAAYRWEQHLLLGYERWKASKAEWEASGKKPLLFIMCDDTDAADQITQRFNTDPLFEQLNGKTINLHTNLKGKLKKVGRGKDARYEFVEDEKAISDDDLKALRKLSRELDSNASPYFCIVSVLMLREGWDVRNVTTIVPLRPYSSKANILPEQTLGRGLRRMTPPGQANELVTVVEHPAFASLYQQELAQEGLPLEIVELDRVPATTISIFPDEAHKDMNALNIQIPTLSAGFRIVPKLEGLTIQDVKKAFKPYKPLPLGKQGNNEIQYEGRHLFTGEVVEKLQLNLPLLASGIGAVSYYVKQLETICKLRGLHPILAPLIQTFLEEILFEQKTTLFDPALVARLADSDVGEHLRAVFVPLIRSRTTTTEERLIVEPPKSLNAWKPFQVTLSERRPALEAVKTLFNLVTCNRELEVAVAKFCDRAPDVAAFAKNAGSQCLRVDYLANGDRLAFYTPDFFIRTLDGHYYLVETKGREDRDVPLKAKAAIAWCEAASSEITQWHYLYIPQGVFERMAGDTVAELARACAPALQNLIQSEEFQDLPLFVNLGQVDEEASAVDSLIDPAILNALPSRYRRAADQSVMLYRFFENKEGMNYAPVFTALLGSIDEVAKGFLVRRLQPELPVTVDAQKAWFAPYLGGVDRKSEDYYRKLAQNLKRTLVFNNGLSLIGLLRSCLDYALNDTTKIGGVFEALQTQLRFQGGRKVLETVTRINDFRNTYIAHQEQELTDKNLAEQELKIWIEALHMIGK; this comes from the coding sequence ATGACCTCCTCAACGCTCAACCCCACCGTTCTCGAACCCCTGTTTGCCCCCTGGCAGGAACCCAACGCCCACCGCGTTCAGGCAGAAAAATCTGGCGACCCCGCTGTGGTGAAACAGGGACGCAGAGCCTCCGCGATTGAGGTGGTGAATAACCTGCGGGCAGCGGTGCGAGAGTGGCGAGAAGCCTTCTACATCGGAGCCAGCGACACCACGATTCAACTCCTGAACCACTGGTTTAACCGTGCCCACCGCAAAATTACCCCTGATGGTGAAGAATTTGAGTTTCGCTACTACTTCTGTCAGCGGGAAGCAGTGGAAACTCTGATTTACCTCAAAGAAGTGCGTCGGATCGAGTGCCTGTCGCAAATTGTTGCTGAGTTTGGCGGCGTGAATGCAGAACTACAGGCATTGGGTATCACTGAAGACGAAGATGCCTGGAGCCGCTATGCCTTCAAACTGGCAACGGGGGCAGGCAAAACCAAGGTGATGAGCCTGTGCATTGTCTGGAGCTACTTCCACGCCCTGCGGGAATCCGACTCCGAGATGGCGCGGCATTTTGTGGTGATTGCGCCTAACCTCACCGTCTACGAACGCCTCAAAGACGACTTTGGTAACGGGCGCGTGTTTGACGAAGACCCACTGATTCCCTCCGAATGGCGCGGTGACTGGAACCTGTCAGTCGTACTGCAAGACGAAGCCAGCGGTGCGGCAACGGGCGGAACGCTCTATCTCACCAATATCCATCGCCTCTACGACACCGCCAAACGCAAAAAGAACGCCGAGGAAGATTCCTACGCCTGGATGGGTCCCGTGGTGTCAAAAACCAAAGCCCTCGATACGGGAGCCGCGCTGCGGGATAGAATCACGGCTCACCGTCGCGTCATGGTACTCAATGACGAAGCCCATCACGTCTGGGATTCCGGCTCTGCCTGGAACGAAGCGATCCGCACCCTGCATGAAACCATCCTGGCTCGGAGTGGCTGCAAGCTGGTGGCACAACTCGACTTTTCCGCCACCCCCAAAGATAACAAGGGGCTACTGTTCAAACATATTGCCTGTGATACGCCCCTGGGGGAAGCGGTGGATGCCGGAATTGTCAAAACCCCGCTGATTGGGCAAGCCAGCCGCAAGTTAGTCGAACAAGCCGACGACAACGCCGCCTATCGCTGGGAACAGCATTTGCTCCTGGGTTACGAACGCTGGAAAGCCAGCAAAGCTGAGTGGGAAGCCAGCGGCAAAAAGCCCCTCCTGTTCATCATGTGCGACGATACCGATGCCGCCGATCAAATCACTCAACGCTTCAACACCGACCCCCTATTTGAGCAGCTCAACGGCAAAACCATTAACCTGCACACCAACCTGAAGGGCAAACTCAAGAAAGTGGGACGGGGGAAAGATGCCCGCTATGAATTTGTTGAAGACGAAAAAGCGATCAGCGATGATGACCTGAAGGCATTGCGAAAACTCAGCCGGGAACTGGATAGCAACGCTAGTCCCTATTTCTGCATTGTCTCGGTGCTGATGCTGCGGGAAGGTTGGGACGTGCGAAACGTGACGACGATCGTGCCCCTGCGTCCCTACAGTTCTAAAGCCAACATTCTGCCCGAACAAACCCTGGGACGAGGCTTGCGCCGCATGACTCCTCCTGGTCAAGCCAACGAATTGGTGACGGTGGTCGAACATCCCGCCTTTGCCAGCCTCTATCAGCAAGAACTGGCTCAAGAAGGCTTGCCGCTGGAAATCGTGGAACTCGATCGCGTCCCTGCCACCACGATTTCCATCTTCCCCGATGAAGCCCATAAAGATATGAATGCCCTGAATATCCAGATTCCCACCCTATCTGCTGGCTTTCGGATTGTGCCCAAACTAGAAGGCTTGACAATTCAAGACGTGAAAAAGGCGTTCAAACCTTACAAACCGTTACCGCTCGGTAAACAGGGTAACAACGAAATTCAGTATGAGGGACGACACCTGTTTACAGGTGAGGTGGTCGAGAAATTGCAACTCAATCTACCGCTATTGGCATCGGGAATCGGTGCCGTTTCCTACTACGTCAAACAACTGGAAACGATTTGCAAGCTACGGGGACTCCATCCCATCCTCGCTCCTCTAATCCAGACTTTTCTGGAAGAAATCCTATTTGAGCAGAAAACTACCTTGTTCGATCCGGCTCTAGTGGCTCGATTAGCCGACTCTGATGTGGGCGAACACCTGCGGGCGGTATTTGTCCCCCTGATTCGCAGTCGCACCACCACCACAGAAGAACGGCTGATCGTCGAACCGCCCAAATCCCTCAATGCCTGGAAACCCTTTCAAGTCACCCTGAGCGAACGCCGTCCTGCCCTGGAAGCGGTAAAGACCTTGTTCAACCTTGTTACCTGTAACCGAGAGTTAGAGGTAGCAGTAGCGAAGTTCTGCGATCGCGCCCCCGATGTAGCTGCCTTTGCCAAAAATGCTGGATCACAATGTCTGCGAGTGGACTATCTGGCAAATGGCGATCGCCTCGCCTTCTACACCCCAGACTTCTTCATTCGTACCCTTGATGGTCACTACTACCTGGTCGAAACCAAAGGACGCGAAGATCGGGATGTACCCTTGAAAGCTAAAGCAGCGATCGCCTGGTGTGAGGCTGCTTCAAGTGAAATAACTCAATGGCACTATCTCTACATTCCCCAAGGTGTGTTTGAACGCATGGCAGGCGATACCGTTGCTGAACTGGCTCGTGCCTGTGCCCCTGCCCTGCAAAATTTGATCCAATCTGAGGAATTTCAGGATTTACCGCTGTTCGTGAATTTGGGGCAGGTGGATGAAGAAGCTTCTGCTGTCGATAGCCTGATTGATCCAGCAATTCTCAATGCTCTGCCTTCTCGCTATCGCCGTGCCGCCGATCAATCTGTCATGCTCTACCGCTTCTTCGAGAACAAAGAGGGCATGAATTATGCCCCTGTTTTCACCGCTCTGTTGGGTTCGATTGATGAAGTTGCGAAAGGCTTTCTGGTGCGGCGGTTGCAACCAGAGCTACCTGTTACTGTGGATGCTCAAAAAGCCTGGTTTGCCCCATATTTAGGCGGAGTCGATCGCAAATCCGAAGACTATTATCGAAAACTTGCCCAAAATCTGAAACGGACGCTGGTGTTTAACAACGGGCTGTCACTGATTGGCTTGCTGCGCTCGTGTTTAGACTATGCTCTCAACGACACAACAAAAATCGGCGGTGTGTTTGAAGCCTTACAAACTCAGTTGCGGTTTCAGGGTGGACGCAAAGTTCTAGAAACCGTCACCCGCATCAATGACTTTCGGAACACCTACATTGCCCATCAGGAACAAGAGTTAACCGATAAGAACTTAGCTGAACAGGAACTCAAAATCTGGATCGAGGCATTGCATATGATTGGAAAGTAA
- a CDS encoding DNA methyltransferase, whose amino-acid sequence MTQPPTYGPHNPHPLSTLRTELVWEGKYDEYGHRREVDIAGCAMPMQKIESIDEPRRVAAATGQLELFEQQNPKQDDFRNRLIWGDNKLVMASLLQEFKGKVDLIYIDPPFDVGADFSMSVPFGEDDSLVKDQSTLEMAAYRDIWGKGTDSYLHMLFERFTLMRELLSEKGSIYIHLDLGMSHYAKALLDEVFGSLNFRSEIIWKRSTSHNNAKQGREAYGEITDILLYYSKTDGFIFNTQYTPYSQEYIDKYYRYRDEDGRRYWLADLTAPGGASKGNPYYEVMGVWRYWRYSQKRMEQLIAEGRIIQNKPGNVPQYKRYLDEISGIPLQNIWDDVNRINPVGHERLGYPTQKPEALIDRIIQASSNEDDLVADFFCGSGTTGAVAERLGRRWLMCDLGRFAIHTSRKRMIELQRKLHSEGKPYRAFDVYNLGRYERQWWQKDRLQGADDEHRRVILEFFKAEVLTSTPSPLLHGRKAGAFCHVDGIDSMFTREEAKLVAQATAQAGGRECYCLAWEFEMDLHLLVNALVTELGVKLKLVQIPREIMEKNRKAPPPFLEVAVLAAEAVYRSPLAPLEKGGTGKASVEKGGSGSEVPLTKGDLGGSLRAVDIKLTQFLPSLAEVPSKELEAIKERAIKSGFDFIDFWAIDFNWQPGKPFTHDWQDYRTRKDRSLKTISDAGYTYPAPGKYTACVKVVDTFGCDTSITVEVEV is encoded by the coding sequence ACCCACTGTCAACGCTACGGACGGAACTGGTGTGGGAGGGCAAGTATGACGAGTATGGGCATCGGCGGGAGGTGGATATTGCTGGATGTGCCATGCCGATGCAGAAGATTGAGAGCATTGATGAACCCAGGCGGGTAGCGGCGGCGACGGGGCAGTTGGAGCTTTTTGAACAGCAAAACCCGAAGCAGGATGACTTTAGAAATCGGCTGATTTGGGGCGACAACAAGCTGGTGATGGCTTCGCTGTTGCAGGAGTTTAAGGGCAAGGTGGATCTGATTTATATTGACCCACCGTTTGATGTGGGCGCGGATTTTTCGATGAGTGTTCCCTTTGGGGAAGATGATTCTTTAGTCAAAGATCAATCAACTCTAGAAATGGCTGCCTACAGAGATATATGGGGAAAAGGAACAGATTCTTACTTGCATATGTTGTTTGAGCGTTTCACTCTTATGCGTGAGTTGCTGAGTGAAAAGGGAAGTATCTACATACATCTTGATTTAGGAATGTCCCATTATGCAAAGGCATTGTTAGATGAAGTTTTTGGATCTCTAAACTTTAGATCTGAGATCATATGGAAACGATCCACGTCTCATAATAATGCTAAGCAAGGTAGAGAAGCTTACGGAGAGATTACGGATATTCTTCTTTACTATTCAAAAACTGATGGATTTATTTTTAATACTCAATACACGCCTTATAGTCAGGAGTATATTGACAAGTATTACAGATATAGAGATGAGGATGGAAGGCGCTATTGGCTGGCTGACTTAACAGCACCCGGTGGTGCATCTAAGGGTAATCCTTATTATGAAGTGATGGGAGTTTGGCGATACTGGCGATATAGTCAGAAGCGAATGGAGCAACTTATTGCTGAAGGAAGAATCATTCAGAATAAGCCTGGAAATGTTCCTCAGTACAAGCGTTATCTTGATGAGATTTCTGGTATCCCTCTACAAAATATTTGGGATGATGTTAACCGTATAAATCCAGTAGGTCATGAACGTTTAGGTTATCCTACGCAAAAACCAGAAGCATTAATCGATCGCATTATCCAAGCCTCTTCCAACGAAGACGATCTCGTTGCTGATTTCTTTTGTGGCAGTGGCACCACCGGGGCGGTTGCCGAGCGGTTGGGGCGCAGGTGGTTGATGTGTGATTTGGGGCGGTTTGCCATCCACACGTCGCGCAAGCGGATGATTGAGCTTCAGCGCAAACTGCACAGTGAGGGCAAGCCCTATCGCGCCTTTGATGTCTATAACCTGGGGCGCTATGAGCGGCAGTGGTGGCAAAAAGACCGCTTGCAGGGGGCGGATGACGAACATCGGCGGGTGATTCTGGAGTTTTTCAAAGCCGAGGTGCTGACCAGTACACCGTCACCGCTGCTGCATGGACGCAAAGCCGGGGCGTTTTGCCATGTGGATGGCATCGACTCGATGTTTACCCGCGAAGAGGCAAAGCTGGTGGCGCAGGCAACGGCGCAGGCGGGTGGGCGGGAGTGCTATTGCCTCGCCTGGGAGTTTGAGATGGATTTGCATCTGCTGGTGAATGCCCTGGTGACGGAGTTGGGCGTAAAGCTAAAGCTGGTGCAGATTCCCCGCGAGATTATGGAGAAGAACCGCAAGGCACCGCCGCCGTTTTTGGAAGTGGCTGTCCTCGCTGCTGAAGCCGTCTACAGATCCCCCCTAGCCCCCCTTGAAAAGGGGGGAACCGGAAAAGCCTCTGTTGAAAAGGGGGGGAGCGGTTCAGAAGTCCCCCTTACTAAGGGGGATTTAGGGGGATCTCTCCGGGCAGTAGACATCAAACTCACCCAGTTCCTCCCCTCCCTTGCCGAAGTGCCCAGCAAAGAACTGGAAGCGATCAAAGAACGGGCGATTAAAAGTGGCTTTGACTTTATTGACTTCTGGGCGATCGACTTTAACTGGCAACCGGGCAAACCTTTCACTCACGACTGGCAAGACTATCGCACCCGCAAAGATCGCAGCCTCAAAACCATCAGCGATGCGGGATACACCTACCCCGCTCCGGGCAAATACACCGCCTGCGTCAAAGTCGTGGATACCTTCGGCTGCGATACCTCGATTACCGTAGAGGTAGAGGTGTAG